The following proteins are encoded in a genomic region of Desulfomonile tiedjei:
- a CDS encoding 2-hydroxyglutaryl-CoA dehydratase — protein MYYLGVDLGSLSCDAVLLDNNGGILASSVVPTGARNREAIARATDDVLKAAGITEDQIRATVSTGYGRDRVEKRLAAVTEITCHARGIKTLFGGTQVLIDIGGQDSKAVRLDRDGQVADFAMNDKCAAGTGRFLEAMARALQVDIEELSDLDIGASGDVTLSSMCTVFAESEVVSLIADGIAVNEIVSGLNRAIASRIVALVRRIAPASDGLSIAMSGGVAHNHGVVRALSQAFGTKISVPPKPDTVGALGAALIAREKGNQA, from the coding sequence ATGTACTATCTGGGAGTAGATTTAGGTAGCCTATCCTGCGATGCGGTCCTCCTGGACAACAACGGAGGGATTTTGGCCTCATCAGTGGTCCCGACCGGAGCACGAAATCGAGAAGCCATAGCCAGGGCGACCGACGATGTGTTGAAGGCTGCGGGCATAACGGAAGATCAGATCAGAGCCACGGTTTCCACCGGCTATGGTCGGGATAGAGTGGAAAAGCGTCTGGCCGCGGTCACCGAGATCACATGCCACGCGCGGGGAATAAAGACGCTTTTTGGAGGCACCCAAGTCCTGATAGACATCGGCGGGCAGGACAGCAAAGCGGTTCGACTGGACCGCGACGGACAGGTGGCCGACTTTGCCATGAACGACAAATGCGCTGCTGGCACGGGTAGGTTTCTGGAGGCAATGGCGCGAGCCCTTCAAGTTGACATAGAGGAATTGAGCGATCTGGACATCGGAGCTTCCGGCGATGTGACCTTGAGCAGCATGTGCACCGTCTTTGCCGAGAGCGAAGTCGTGTCGCTCATTGCCGACGGTATTGCAGTAAACGAGATAGTCAGCGGACTCAATCGCGCAATCGCGTCGAGAATCGTGGCTCTTGTTCGGAGGATCGCGCCGGCATCGGACGGCCTCTCTATTGCCATGTCCGGCGGGGTCGCTCACAACCACGGGGTGGTGAGAGCGCTCAGCCAGGCTTTCGGGACAAAGATCTCGGTGCCGCCCAAGCCCGATACG
- a CDS encoding 2-hydroxyacyl-CoA dehydratase yields the protein MSQETIRWMGHACSYTPLALIHAAGFTPYRVLPIGDSPDRAGQLLHDNLCPHVKRILDRAMDSDLPALEGMVFMNCCDAMRRLSDAWRVARPEHRVELVDLPVAAEESAVSFFAGELIRLSGTLAEWSGKSFNQTDVSASVDKFNEIAILLENIGKRARERTLDGGGPRLQDLFNGAATEPVDRTVDLLNSVTAEPELPGAEPDGVPVYLFGNVLPDPEAFALFRSCGVHIADDSVCTGQRAFSPIHGADSDQVFLRLARGLLEHPRCARTFDPSRPGKIAEDVLAEARACHAKGVIAYTIKFCDPYMSRLPAIRNVLREAGLPLLLLEGDCTMRSMGQQKTRIEAFAEMLR from the coding sequence TGTTGCCGATCGGAGATTCACCCGATCGGGCGGGACAACTCCTTCACGACAACCTTTGTCCGCATGTCAAACGAATTCTCGACCGGGCCATGGATAGTGATCTGCCGGCTCTTGAGGGAATGGTGTTCATGAATTGTTGTGACGCCATGCGGCGCCTGTCCGACGCGTGGCGGGTCGCAAGGCCGGAACATAGGGTGGAGCTCGTTGATTTACCCGTAGCGGCCGAAGAGAGCGCGGTTTCATTCTTTGCCGGTGAATTAATAAGACTTTCCGGGACCCTTGCCGAATGGAGCGGGAAGTCATTCAATCAAACCGATGTTTCAGCGAGCGTGGACAAGTTCAACGAAATTGCCATATTGCTCGAAAACATCGGCAAGCGGGCCCGTGAGCGTACCCTGGACGGGGGTGGTCCTCGCTTGCAAGACCTCTTCAACGGAGCGGCCACCGAGCCCGTTGACCGAACAGTGGACCTACTCAACAGCGTGACGGCAGAGCCGGAGTTGCCGGGGGCTGAGCCCGATGGAGTTCCCGTCTACCTTTTCGGCAATGTCTTACCCGACCCGGAAGCCTTTGCGCTTTTTCGATCGTGTGGAGTTCACATAGCCGACGACAGCGTTTGCACGGGTCAACGAGCATTTAGCCCCATCCACGGGGCCGATTCCGATCAGGTATTCTTGCGGCTGGCCCGTGGATTGCTCGAACACCCGCGGTGCGCTCGAACCTTCGATCCCTCACGTCCGGGTAAGATAGCTGAGGATGTCCTGGCCGAGGCACGAGCCTGCCACGCGAAGGGCGTTATTGCTTACACTATAAAATTCTGCGATCCGTACATGAGCCGTCTTCCCGCAATTCGCAATGTCTTGCGTGAAGCAGGCCTGCCCTTGCTGCTCTTGGAGGGTGACTGCACCATGCGCTCGATGGGTCAACAGAAAACCAGGATCGAAGCTTTTGCGGAAATGCTGAGGTAA
- a CDS encoding 2-hydroxyacyl-CoA dehydratase: protein MMLQYFERLASRLDGKIKMDPDKPNARRKFALEIAKLGTRLYSGEHRVAWCGVPAPFDMLSAMNITSCFVEFVGAMLASTGTVATFMEESEHGGFGADTCGYHRAVIGAAMKGLMPVPDVMVATTSPCTGGLAAMENLARMFDKEMFVLDVPHSDTPASVQYLANQYKDMFRFISSRTGETLDEDKLREAIVKSNRARELMVEVFRLAQNVPSPANGQSLANFGIVMALFLGTDAAIEIAQAYKDEFEEMIQNGESGVPEEQVRLLWLQNRIQFKNPLIRMLEQEYKAAVVIDELNDITWDPIDPADPFTGIAKRTITIPFNGEVNRRLNHVRHLATVYKVDGTVNPCHWGCRQGTGARGLLQAGLKELGIPVVNLEVDCVDTRNFAEGQLKTRLEAFMEMLRTKPSPQRA, encoded by the coding sequence ATGATGCTTCAATACTTTGAGAGGCTCGCGTCACGCCTCGACGGCAAGATAAAGATGGACCCGGACAAGCCCAATGCCAGGAGGAAATTCGCGCTCGAGATAGCGAAGCTTGGGACTCGTCTCTATTCCGGGGAGCACCGAGTTGCGTGGTGTGGGGTGCCTGCGCCCTTTGACATGCTCTCTGCCATGAATATCACGTCATGCTTCGTGGAGTTCGTCGGCGCGATGCTTGCCTCCACCGGGACTGTGGCGACGTTTATGGAGGAGTCGGAACACGGGGGCTTCGGAGCCGACACGTGCGGATATCACCGAGCCGTTATCGGCGCGGCGATGAAAGGACTCATGCCGGTTCCGGATGTGATGGTTGCGACCACCAGCCCGTGTACGGGAGGACTGGCCGCGATGGAAAATCTTGCCCGCATGTTCGACAAGGAAATGTTTGTGCTCGACGTTCCTCATTCCGACACGCCCGCAAGCGTCCAGTACCTCGCGAATCAATACAAGGATATGTTCCGGTTTATTAGTTCCCGCACCGGTGAAACCCTCGACGAAGATAAGCTGCGGGAAGCCATAGTGAAATCAAACCGCGCGCGGGAGTTAATGGTCGAGGTTTTCCGGTTGGCCCAGAATGTCCCATCCCCGGCCAACGGACAAAGCCTTGCCAATTTCGGGATTGTCATGGCCCTGTTCCTGGGGACGGACGCTGCAATCGAGATAGCGCAGGCCTACAAGGACGAATTCGAAGAAATGATACAAAACGGAGAAAGCGGCGTGCCCGAAGAGCAGGTGCGCCTCCTGTGGCTCCAGAACCGCATCCAGTTCAAGAATCCGCTGATCAGGATGCTGGAGCAAGAGTATAAAGCTGCCGTGGTGATCGATGAGTTGAATGACATCACATGGGACCCTATAGATCCGGCAGATCCCTTTACAGGCATTGCCAAACGAACCATAACCATTCCGTTTAACGGTGAAGTCAATCGCAGGTTGAATCACGTTCGGCATTTGGCAACCGTGTATAAAGTCGACGGAACTGTAAATCCCTGCCACTGGGGATGCCGTCAGGGCACCGGAGCCAGGGGACTCCTCCAGGCGGGCCTAAAGGAATTGGGAATTCCCGTGGTGAATCTGGAAGTTGACTGCGTGGACACGAGGAACTTCGCTGAAGGACAGCTTAAGACGAGGCTCGAAGCATTCATGGAGATGCTCCGGACAAAGCCGTCACCGCAAAGAGCTTAG